In a genomic window of Pseudoxanthomonas indica:
- a CDS encoding non-heme iron oxygenase ferredoxin subunit gives MSEAWTFVCALGEMLPGEMRTVFDEVTGTPILVLNYDGDFYALEDRCSHEDFELSSGSFDAEEASIECVLHGARFDIRDGRALCAPAYSAVPKFPVKHEHGGVWTRDDRG, from the coding sequence GTGAGCGAGGCCTGGACGTTTGTCTGTGCCCTGGGCGAGATGCTGCCGGGCGAGATGCGCACCGTCTTTGACGAAGTGACCGGCACGCCCATCCTGGTGCTCAACTACGATGGCGATTTCTACGCGCTCGAAGATCGTTGCAGCCACGAAGACTTCGAATTGTCTTCGGGCAGTTTCGACGCCGAAGAGGCCAGCATCGAATGCGTGCTGCACGGCGCGCGATTCGATATCCGCGACGGACGTGCGCTGTGCGCGCCGGCGTATTCGGCCGTGCCCAAGTTTCCGGTCAAGCACGAACACGGCGGCGTCTGGACCCGCGACGACCGCGGCTGA
- the sufC gene encoding Fe-S cluster assembly ATPase SufC → MLKIENLHASVAGKEILKGLSLEVKPGQVHAIMGPNGAGKSTLGNILAGREGYEVTQGSVSFDDQALLELAPEERAAAGVFLAFQYPVEIPGVNNTYFLRAALNAQRKARGESELDSMQFLKLVREKLAVLHLKDELLHRGVNEGFSGGEKKRNEIFQLAVLEPKLAILDETDSGLDIDALKHVADGVNALRSPDRAFLVITHYQRLLDYIKPDVVHVLADGRIVESGGPELALELEQHGYAWLKDRVAPAQAAG, encoded by the coding sequence ATGCTGAAGATCGAAAACCTCCACGCCAGCGTCGCCGGCAAGGAAATCCTCAAGGGCCTTTCGCTGGAAGTGAAGCCGGGCCAGGTGCACGCCATCATGGGTCCCAACGGCGCCGGCAAGTCCACCCTGGGCAACATCCTGGCCGGGCGCGAAGGTTACGAAGTCACCCAGGGCAGCGTCAGCTTCGACGACCAGGCCCTGCTGGAACTGGCGCCGGAAGAACGCGCCGCCGCCGGCGTGTTCCTGGCCTTCCAGTACCCGGTCGAGATTCCCGGCGTCAACAACACCTACTTCCTGCGTGCCGCGCTCAACGCACAGCGCAAGGCGCGTGGCGAGTCCGAACTGGACTCGATGCAGTTCCTCAAGCTGGTGCGCGAAAAGCTGGCCGTGCTGCATCTGAAGGACGAACTGCTGCACCGTGGCGTCAACGAAGGATTCTCCGGCGGCGAGAAGAAGCGCAACGAAATCTTCCAGCTGGCCGTGCTCGAACCCAAGCTGGCGATCCTCGATGAAACCGACAGCGGCCTGGACATCGACGCGCTCAAGCACGTCGCCGACGGCGTCAACGCGCTGCGTTCGCCGGATCGCGCGTTCCTGGTCATCACCCACTACCAGCGCCTGCTCGATTACATCAAGCCGGACGTGGTGCATGTACTGGCCGATGGCCGCATCGTCGAATCCGGCGGGCCGGAACTGGCGCTGGAGCTGGAGCAGCACGGCTATGCCTGGCTGAAGGATCGCGTCGCGCCGGCGCAGGCCGCCGGATGA
- a CDS encoding FAD:protein FMN transferase: MPQTVMLPPAHTVHALGGDTMGTTWSVQVVAGRDRDLHALHHRVQAVLDRVVAQMSTWEPDSDISRFNRAEAGHWQAIPGEFLQVLRTALGIAEASGGAFDPTIGGLVGLWGFGAQAQPRGNTDDLQQRRLAANAGWDRVQLDVPGSRVLQTGGLILDLSAIAKGYAVDAVAEALRRDGIGAALIEVGGELFGYGRKPDGTPWRVLMESTPEEEQAAQLEPRVVELDGKAVATSGDRWHAYEHQGERISHTLDPRSARPVAQSSAGVTVLAASAMEADAWATAMTVLGAEQGLILAERLSLAVRFVDRTPQGLQERSSSALSAMWST, from the coding sequence ATGCCCCAGACCGTAATGCTCCCTCCTGCCCACACCGTCCATGCCCTCGGTGGCGACACCATGGGCACTACCTGGTCGGTGCAGGTGGTCGCGGGTCGCGACCGCGATCTGCATGCGCTGCATCACCGCGTGCAAGCGGTGCTGGATCGCGTCGTGGCGCAGATGAGCACGTGGGAACCCGACAGCGACATCAGCCGCTTCAATCGCGCCGAGGCCGGACACTGGCAAGCCATTCCCGGCGAGTTCCTGCAGGTGCTGCGCACCGCGCTGGGGATTGCCGAAGCCAGCGGCGGTGCGTTTGATCCGACCATCGGCGGTCTGGTGGGCCTGTGGGGTTTCGGTGCGCAGGCGCAGCCGCGCGGCAACACCGATGATCTGCAGCAACGTCGTCTGGCCGCCAACGCGGGCTGGGACCGGGTGCAGTTGGACGTGCCCGGTTCGCGGGTCCTGCAGACCGGCGGATTGATTCTGGATCTGTCCGCGATCGCCAAGGGCTACGCCGTCGATGCGGTTGCCGAAGCCTTGCGCCGTGACGGCATCGGTGCGGCGCTGATCGAAGTGGGCGGCGAGTTGTTCGGCTATGGCCGCAAACCAGATGGCACGCCCTGGCGCGTGTTGATGGAGTCCACGCCGGAAGAGGAACAGGCCGCGCAGCTGGAGCCGCGCGTGGTCGAACTGGACGGCAAGGCCGTGGCCACTTCCGGTGATCGCTGGCATGCGTACGAGCATCAGGGCGAACGGATCTCGCACACGCTGGATCCGCGCTCCGCGCGGCCGGTGGCGCAGAGCAGCGCCGGCGTCACGGTGCTGGCGGCGAGCGCGATGGAAGCCGATGCCTGGGCCACGGCGATGACCGTGCTGGGTGCGGAACAGGGCCTGATCCTGGCCGAACGCCTGTCGCTCGCGGTGCGCTTCGTGGATCGCACGCCACAGGGCCTACAGGAACGCAGCAGCAGCGCCCTGTCGGCGATGTGGTCGACGTGA
- a CDS encoding cysteine desulfurase: MTLSLPPQPLQGSDADWAAIRGDFPLLQRQVHGKPLIYFDSANTGQKPASVIEATDAFYRHHNANVSRAVHTLGTEATDAYEASRRKLANFLNVRADDLVLCSGTTFALNLVAYSWALPQLKAGDVILVSRMEHHANIVPWQLVAQRTGASVRVAEILPDGSLDLPALYAAMTGEVKLLAIAHVSNVLGTVNPVREICREARKRGVITVVDGSQAAPHRPVDVTAIGCDFYAITGHKMCGPTGTGALWARREHLQAMPPFIGGGEMIKEVSFEGTVFNDAPHKFEAGTPNIAGFVGLGAAVDYLQGVGMAAIEQRETELLAHATEELSRIPGLRLFGTAPEKAAVLSFLIEGAHSHDLATLLDLEGVAVRSGQHCAHPLLQYFGVTATCRASLAFYNTHQEIEQFVVALDKARRLLA; encoded by the coding sequence ATGACCCTCAGCCTGCCGCCGCAGCCATTGCAGGGGTCCGACGCCGACTGGGCCGCCATTCGCGGCGACTTCCCGCTGCTCCAGCGGCAGGTGCATGGCAAGCCGCTGATCTATTTCGACAGCGCCAACACCGGTCAGAAGCCGGCCAGCGTCATCGAGGCGACGGATGCGTTCTACCGCCATCACAACGCCAACGTCAGTCGCGCCGTGCATACGCTGGGCACCGAAGCCACGGATGCGTACGAGGCTTCGCGGCGCAAGCTGGCGAACTTCCTCAATGTGCGCGCCGATGATCTGGTGCTGTGCAGCGGCACCACCTTCGCCCTCAATCTGGTGGCGTACTCCTGGGCCCTGCCGCAACTTAAGGCCGGCGATGTCATCCTGGTCTCGCGCATGGAGCACCACGCCAACATCGTGCCGTGGCAATTGGTGGCCCAACGCACCGGCGCCAGCGTGCGGGTGGCAGAGATCCTGCCCGATGGCAGCCTCGATCTGCCTGCGCTGTATGCGGCAATGACCGGCGAGGTCAAGCTGCTGGCAATCGCTCATGTATCCAACGTGCTCGGCACGGTCAATCCGGTGCGCGAGATTTGTCGGGAAGCGCGCAAGCGCGGGGTCATCACCGTCGTGGACGGTTCCCAGGCCGCCCCGCATCGCCCGGTCGACGTGACCGCCATCGGCTGCGACTTCTACGCCATCACCGGCCACAAGATGTGTGGTCCGACCGGCACCGGCGCGCTGTGGGCGCGCCGCGAGCACCTGCAGGCGATGCCGCCCTTCATCGGCGGCGGCGAAATGATCAAGGAAGTGAGCTTCGAAGGCACCGTCTTCAACGATGCGCCGCACAAATTTGAAGCCGGCACGCCCAACATCGCCGGCTTCGTCGGTTTGGGCGCGGCGGTGGATTATCTGCAAGGCGTCGGCATGGCCGCCATCGAGCAACGCGAAACCGAGTTGCTGGCACACGCCACCGAAGAACTGTCGCGGATTCCCGGCCTGCGCCTGTTCGGCACGGCGCCGGAGAAGGCGGCCGTGCTTTCCTTCCTGATCGAAGGCGCACATTCGCACGATCTGGCGACCTTGCTGGATCTGGAAGGCGTGGCGGTGCGCTCGGGCCAGCATTGTGCGCATCCGCTGCTGCAGTACTTCGGGGTGACGGCCACCTGCCGTGCCTCGCTGGCCTTCTACAACACCCATCAGGAAATCGAGCAGTTCGTGGTGGCCCTGGACAAGGCGCGGCGCCTGCTGGCGTGA
- a CDS encoding DUF2271 domain-containing protein gives MKKTTVSLSLTFALSGLLTVPAMAAELTVNVEVPKLNVAEYHRPYVAIWLEGADQKVAANLSVWYQQKSTSEGHGTKWLPDLRQWWRKSGRTLKVPVDGVTSPTRPAGQHALKFTDKQPQLAQLPPGEYTLVVEAAREVGGRELVKVPFTWPATSAQTASAKGSSELGAVNVNVKP, from the coding sequence ATGAAAAAGACAACCGTGTCCCTGAGCCTGACCTTCGCCCTGAGCGGATTGTTGACCGTGCCGGCGATGGCTGCCGAGTTGACGGTCAACGTGGAAGTGCCGAAGTTGAACGTGGCCGAATATCACCGGCCGTATGTCGCCATCTGGCTGGAAGGTGCGGATCAGAAAGTCGCCGCCAACCTGTCGGTCTGGTACCAGCAGAAAAGCACGAGCGAAGGCCATGGCACCAAGTGGCTGCCCGATCTGCGCCAGTGGTGGCGCAAGTCCGGCCGCACCTTGAAGGTGCCGGTGGATGGCGTGACCAGCCCCACCCGTCCGGCTGGCCAGCACGCGCTCAAGTTCACCGACAAGCAACCACAGTTGGCACAGCTGCCGCCCGGCGAGTACACCCTGGTGGTGGAAGCCGCGCGTGAAGTGGGTGGCCGCGAACTGGTCAAGGTGCCTTTCACCTGGCCCGCCACGAGCGCGCAGACCGCCTCGGCCAAGGGCAGCAGCGAACTGGGCGCCGTGAACGTCAACGTCAAACCCTGA
- a CDS encoding GNAT family N-acetyltransferase, whose product MDSLTFRAATASDIPTLIELVTSAYRGEVSKQGWTTEADLLDGQRIDAEGLNRDIARERSRILLAERDGAVLACAHVAVEDGAGYFGMFSVKPDQQGGGLGKLVINEAERIARDEWQLPAMRMTVIDVRDELIAFYERRGYQRTGIKKPFPYGDARYGIPKRDDLRFEVLEKAL is encoded by the coding sequence ATGGACTCATTGACCTTCCGCGCCGCGACCGCGAGCGACATCCCCACCCTGATTGAGCTGGTGACCTCCGCCTATCGCGGCGAAGTGAGCAAGCAAGGCTGGACCACCGAAGCCGACCTGCTGGACGGCCAACGCATCGATGCCGAAGGCCTGAATCGCGACATCGCGCGCGAACGCAGCCGCATCCTGCTGGCCGAACGCGATGGCGCGGTGCTGGCCTGCGCCCACGTGGCGGTGGAAGACGGCGCCGGCTACTTCGGCATGTTCTCGGTCAAGCCGGATCAACAGGGCGGCGGCTTGGGGAAGCTGGTCATCAACGAAGCCGAACGCATCGCCCGCGACGAATGGCAACTGCCGGCGATGCGCATGACCGTCATCGATGTCCGTGATGAATTGATCGCCTTCTATGAGCGGCGTGGCTATCAGCGCACCGGCATCAAGAAGCCCTTCCCTTACGGGGATGCCCGCTACGGAATCCCCAAACGTGACGACCTGCGTTTTGAAGTGCTGGAGAAGGCACTGTGA
- a CDS encoding DUF4198 domain-containing protein — MKRSLTLALALATALPFSAFAHKAWLQPSQTVIAGEKPWITVDAAVSNDLFYFNHVPLRTEGLVITAPDGNKVDPQNLATGKFRTVFDVELLQQGTYRIAVVNSGLSGSWDVDGKPKRWRGTPATFATEVPKDAKNLQVSQSLGRVETFVTNGSPNTTAFKTSGEGLELVPVTHPNDLFAGEAAKFKMLKDGKPAAGLEFEITRGGTRYRNAQDEIKVTTDANGEFSVTWPEAGMYWLETTSTDDKTSLPQAKQRRLSYVATLEVLPQ, encoded by the coding sequence ATGAAGCGTTCCCTCACCCTCGCCCTGGCCTTGGCCACCGCACTGCCGTTCTCCGCGTTCGCGCACAAGGCGTGGCTGCAACCCTCGCAGACGGTGATTGCCGGCGAGAAGCCGTGGATCACCGTGGATGCGGCGGTCTCCAACGACCTGTTCTATTTCAACCACGTGCCGCTGCGCACCGAAGGGCTGGTGATCACCGCGCCGGACGGCAACAAGGTGGACCCGCAGAACCTGGCCACCGGCAAGTTCCGCACGGTGTTCGATGTCGAACTGCTGCAGCAGGGCACGTACCGGATCGCCGTGGTCAACAGCGGCCTGTCCGGCAGCTGGGACGTGGACGGCAAGCCCAAGCGCTGGCGTGGAACGCCGGCCACGTTTGCCACCGAAGTGCCCAAGGACGCCAAGAATCTGCAGGTGTCGCAATCGCTCGGACGCGTGGAAACCTTCGTGACCAATGGCTCGCCCAACACCACCGCGTTCAAGACCAGCGGCGAAGGGCTGGAACTGGTGCCAGTCACCCATCCCAATGATCTGTTCGCCGGCGAAGCCGCCAAGTTCAAGATGCTCAAGGACGGCAAGCCGGCCGCGGGCCTGGAATTCGAGATCACCCGCGGCGGCACACGCTATCGTAATGCGCAGGACGAAATCAAGGTGACCACCGACGCCAACGGCGAGTTCAGCGTCACCTGGCCGGAAGCCGGCATGTACTGGCTGGAAACCACCAGCACCGATGACAAGACCTCCTTGCCGCAGGCCAAGCAACGCCGCTTGAGCTATGTGGCCACACTGGAAGTCCTGCCGCAGTAA
- a CDS encoding PepSY-associated TM helix domain-containing protein, whose product MTPAPAPSVSSQQQRRGYWLRTLHQWHWISSAICLIGMILFAATGITLNHAAKIEARPEVVTRHLQLPAPLLPSLGDRAEGDAPLPAATADWLSGQLDVSIGRRPAEWSEEEIYVSMPRPGADAWISIDRGSGAVEYESTDRGWVSYFNDLHKGRNAGAAWSWFLDIFAVACLVFCITGLFLLQLHARQRRMTWPMVGLGLIVPLLLALIFIH is encoded by the coding sequence TTGACTCCAGCCCCCGCCCCTTCGGTCTCCAGCCAGCAACAGCGCCGTGGCTATTGGCTGCGTACGCTGCATCAATGGCATTGGATCAGTTCGGCAATCTGCCTGATCGGCATGATCCTGTTTGCGGCCACCGGCATCACCCTCAATCACGCGGCGAAGATTGAAGCCAGGCCGGAGGTCGTCACCCGTCATCTGCAATTGCCCGCGCCACTGCTGCCGAGCCTGGGTGATCGCGCAGAAGGCGATGCCCCGTTGCCCGCCGCAACGGCCGACTGGTTGAGCGGGCAATTGGATGTATCCATCGGTCGCCGACCTGCCGAGTGGTCGGAGGAAGAGATCTACGTCTCCATGCCACGCCCCGGCGCAGATGCCTGGATCAGCATCGATCGCGGCAGCGGCGCGGTCGAGTACGAAAGCACCGACCGCGGCTGGGTTTCCTATTTCAATGATCTGCACAAGGGCCGCAATGCGGGCGCGGCCTGGAGCTGGTTCCTCGATATCTTCGCCGTGGCCTGCCTGGTGTTCTGCATCACCGGCCTGTTCCTGCTGCAGCTGCATGCGCGGCAACGACGCATGACCTGGCCGATGGTCGGCTTGGGCCTGATCGTGCCCTTGCTGCTGGCGCTGATCTTCATCCACTGA
- the sufD gene encoding Fe-S cluster assembly protein SufD, with amino-acid sequence MSALFDSLAQGFTGDASRRAELDEALRAGLPGPRNEAWKYTSLRQLERRSFQPVQEAPAVDPLLLADIPGPRAVFVNGRYSVALSLTTDLPEGVSLQLLSEALAQGPESVRFLGRRFERSEEVFARLNAALASEGVLLRLDEGVVVTHPLHLVFIGAADGADRAWHLRHLIELRAGASLTVLEHHFAVDDHAHLANSLTHVHLARDAQLRHARVQRDGDRGSSLLRTEAVLARDAEYRRMDLELGAALSRHELNVRLEGDGSRLLANGVLLADGRRHLDTRLGIDHIGRDTACELGWRGLGAGRGRAVFHGGILIREGADGTDAALSNKNLLLSEHAEIDTQPVLEIHADEVKAAHGATVGKLDANALFYLRSRGLSEAEAQLLLTAAFFREPLAVIGSAEIREALTARIDAALARLATP; translated from the coding sequence ATGAGCGCGTTGTTCGATTCCCTGGCGCAGGGATTCACCGGCGACGCCAGTCGTCGCGCCGAACTCGACGAAGCGCTGCGTGCCGGGCTGCCCGGCCCGCGCAATGAAGCGTGGAAGTACACCTCGCTGCGGCAGTTGGAGCGTCGCAGCTTCCAGCCGGTGCAGGAGGCCCCGGCGGTCGACCCGCTGCTGCTGGCCGATATCCCCGGTCCGCGCGCGGTGTTCGTCAATGGCCGCTATTCGGTGGCCTTGTCGCTGACCACCGATCTGCCCGAAGGCGTGAGCCTGCAGTTGCTGTCGGAGGCCTTGGCACAGGGTCCGGAATCGGTGCGCTTCCTCGGTCGCCGCTTCGAGCGCAGCGAGGAAGTCTTCGCCCGCCTCAACGCCGCGCTGGCCAGCGAAGGCGTGCTGCTGCGACTGGATGAAGGGGTGGTAGTCACCCATCCCCTGCATCTGGTCTTCATCGGCGCGGCCGACGGCGCGGATCGCGCCTGGCACCTGCGTCACTTGATTGAACTGCGCGCCGGCGCTTCGCTGACCGTGCTGGAACATCATTTTGCGGTGGACGATCACGCCCACCTGGCCAACAGCCTGACCCACGTCCACCTGGCCCGCGATGCGCAACTGCGCCATGCGCGCGTGCAGCGCGACGGCGATCGCGGCAGCAGCCTGCTGCGTACCGAAGCCGTGCTGGCCCGCGATGCCGAATACCGCCGCATGGATCTCGAACTGGGCGCGGCCTTGTCGCGGCATGAGCTCAATGTCCGCCTCGAGGGCGACGGCTCGCGCCTGCTGGCCAACGGCGTGCTGCTGGCCGATGGACGCCGCCATCTCGACACCCGGCTGGGCATCGACCATATCGGCCGCGACACCGCCTGCGAGCTGGGTTGGCGCGGCCTCGGCGCCGGTCGTGGACGCGCGGTATTCCATGGCGGGATCCTGATTCGCGAAGGCGCTGACGGCACCGATGCCGCGTTGTCCAACAAGAACCTGCTGTTGTCCGAACACGCCGAGATCGACACCCAACCGGTGCTGGAAATCCACGCCGACGAAGTGAAGGCGGCGCATGGCGCCACCGTCGGCAAGCTGGATGCCAACGCCCTGTTCTATCTGCGCTCACGCGGACTGTCGGAAGCCGAAGCGCAGCTGCTGCTCACCGCCGCCTTCTTCCGCGAGCCGCTGGCCGTGATCGGCAGCGCGGAGATCCGCGAAGCCCTGACCGCGCGTATCGACGCCGCCCTGGCTCGCCTGGCAACGCCATGA
- a CDS encoding Fe2+-dependent dioxygenase, which yields MLLHIPAVLDPAQVASIRRELDAADWADGRETVGKQGAQVKRNEQLPDASPLKLALGQQILAALERNPLFFAAALPLRILPPRFNRYQGGGTYGFHIDGSVMITSTPEGVRQHLRSDVSCTLFLCEPDEYEGGELIISDTYGEHEVKLPAGDMIVYPSSSLHQVRPVIRGARVASFFWVQSMIREDAQRRLLFEMDTSIETLRRTGADADAVVQLTGVYHNLMRRWAET from the coding sequence ATGCTGCTGCATATTCCCGCCGTCCTTGATCCCGCGCAGGTGGCGAGCATCCGCCGCGAACTGGATGCCGCCGACTGGGCCGATGGCCGCGAAACCGTCGGCAAGCAGGGCGCGCAGGTCAAACGCAACGAGCAGCTGCCGGACGCCTCGCCGCTCAAGCTGGCGCTGGGCCAGCAGATCCTGGCCGCGCTGGAACGCAATCCCCTGTTTTTCGCCGCGGCGTTGCCGCTGCGCATCCTGCCGCCGCGCTTCAACCGCTATCAGGGCGGCGGCACCTACGGCTTTCATATCGACGGTTCGGTGATGATCACCAGCACGCCCGAAGGCGTGCGCCAGCATCTGCGTTCGGACGTCTCCTGCACCCTGTTCCTGTGCGAACCCGACGAATACGAAGGCGGTGAGCTGATCATCAGCGACACCTACGGCGAGCACGAGGTCAAGCTGCCGGCCGGCGACATGATCGTCTACCCCTCGTCCAGCCTGCACCAGGTGCGTCCGGTTATCCGGGGCGCACGCGTGGCCTCGTTCTTCTGGGTGCAGAGCATGATCCGCGAAGACGCGCAGCGTCGCCTGCTGTTCGAAATGGATACGTCGATTGAAACGCTGCGGCGCACCGGCGCCGATGCCGACGCGGTCGTCCAGCTGACCGGCGTCTACCACAACCTGATGCGCCGCTGGGCCGAGACGTGA
- a CDS encoding catecholate siderophore receptor Fiu, whose translation MTPIKSRKHAAPNPRSTQGLVTATLLTGLTFAVPAAAQSTDAQAGSSTATTLPGLQVEGVRVDGYKADKVASPKFTQSLQDTPQTIQIITSDLFNQQGATNLTEALRNSPGVGTFFVGENGNTATGDTLYMRGFDSSSSIFVDGVRDLGSVSRDVFNIEQIEVEKGPAGTDNGRSAPTGAINLVSKQAFARNATSATISAGTDNQRRVTADWNQTLGTTSALRLNVMTQDSDVIGRDEVNNKRWGIAPSLAFGLGTETRYYLNLMYVEQDNVPDGGVPTIGLPGWSPQPTLEYLAGNPVNPENFYGTKFDHDDVTAQMATFRFEHDFSDQLKLTNVARWGKNEQDYLLTAFMITGQTSPTAVPTIQFTNPADLSTYTVSRSLPTFKDQEYTILTDQLNLRADFKTGSVEHNLSTGVEIAKEELKGWRYGTSGAWTRANLYNPDPATATGLNWFRTGAYTHAEATTSSVYAFDTVHLSESFLLTGGVRFDHYKIDYFSHLPCTANNSQPCRGAPVGTITDQRLKDSDTLFNWKLGAVYKLGDVTSFYANYAISQQPPGGSSLELALTATSANNPIYDPQKTETVEVGSKFSLLDDALLLAVALYQTDVSNEVITENGVTSQAGDKRVKGVEISAVGKITDAWSISAGYTTMDAKVTKGPAVAQDRTTDLGYTPDSAFTAWTTYELPFGLTFGGGVRYSGEMKRGTDGAVGTPTFVKSYTVWDAVVSYAFNKNVDLRLNGYNLFDKEYVAAINKSGYRYTPGAPRSVLLSLNLRF comes from the coding sequence ATGACCCCTATCAAGTCGCGCAAGCACGCTGCCCCGAATCCGCGTTCCACCCAGGGCCTGGTCACCGCCACCCTGCTCACCGGTTTGACATTCGCCGTTCCTGCCGCCGCCCAGTCCACGGACGCGCAAGCCGGTTCGTCCACGGCAACCACTCTGCCCGGCCTGCAGGTCGAAGGCGTGCGCGTGGACGGCTACAAGGCCGACAAGGTGGCCTCGCCGAAGTTCACCCAGTCGCTGCAAGACACGCCGCAGACCATCCAGATCATCACCAGCGACCTGTTCAACCAGCAGGGCGCCACCAACCTGACCGAAGCCCTGCGCAACAGCCCGGGCGTGGGCACCTTCTTTGTTGGCGAAAACGGCAACACCGCCACCGGCGACACCCTCTACATGCGTGGCTTCGACAGCTCCAGCAGCATCTTTGTCGATGGCGTGCGCGATCTGGGTTCGGTCTCGCGTGATGTCTTCAACATCGAGCAGATCGAAGTCGAGAAGGGCCCCGCGGGCACCGACAACGGCCGCAGCGCGCCCACCGGCGCCATCAACCTGGTGAGCAAGCAGGCATTCGCCCGCAACGCCACCAGCGCGACGATTTCCGCCGGCACCGACAACCAGCGCCGCGTCACCGCCGACTGGAACCAAACTCTGGGCACCACCAGCGCGCTGCGCCTGAACGTGATGACCCAGGACAGCGACGTCATTGGTCGCGATGAGGTCAATAACAAGCGTTGGGGCATCGCGCCGTCGCTGGCGTTCGGCCTGGGTACCGAGACTCGCTATTACCTCAACCTGATGTACGTGGAACAGGACAACGTGCCGGATGGCGGCGTGCCGACCATTGGCCTGCCGGGTTGGAGCCCGCAGCCCACGCTTGAATACCTGGCCGGCAATCCGGTCAATCCCGAGAATTTCTACGGCACGAAGTTCGACCACGACGACGTCACCGCGCAAATGGCGACGTTCCGCTTCGAGCACGACTTCTCCGACCAGCTCAAGCTGACCAACGTGGCGCGCTGGGGCAAGAACGAGCAGGACTACCTGCTCACCGCTTTCATGATCACCGGCCAGACCTCGCCCACGGCGGTGCCCACGATCCAGTTCACCAACCCGGCCGACCTGTCCACGTATACCGTCTCGCGCAGCCTGCCGACGTTCAAGGACCAGGAATACACCATCCTCACCGATCAGCTGAACCTGCGTGCGGACTTCAAAACCGGTAGTGTCGAGCACAACCTCAGCACCGGCGTCGAGATCGCAAAGGAAGAGTTGAAGGGCTGGCGCTACGGCACTTCGGGCGCGTGGACGCGCGCCAATCTCTACAACCCGGATCCGGCCACCGCCACCGGCCTGAACTGGTTTCGCACTGGTGCTTACACGCACGCTGAAGCCACCACCAGTTCGGTCTATGCGTTCGATACGGTGCACTTGAGCGAGTCCTTCCTGCTCACTGGCGGCGTTCGCTTTGACCACTACAAGATCGACTACTTCTCGCATCTGCCGTGCACGGCGAACAACTCGCAACCGTGCCGGGGCGCTCCCGTGGGGACGATCACGGATCAGCGACTGAAGGATTCCGACACGCTGTTCAACTGGAAGCTGGGCGCGGTCTACAAGCTGGGCGATGTCACCAGCTTCTATGCCAACTACGCGATCTCGCAGCAGCCGCCGGGCGGTTCATCGCTGGAACTGGCGCTCACGGCGACCAGCGCCAACAATCCCATCTACGACCCGCAGAAGACCGAGACGGTGGAAGTGGGCAGCAAGTTCAGCCTGCTCGACGACGCCCTGTTGCTGGCGGTAGCGCTGTACCAGACCGACGTGTCCAACGAGGTCATCACCGAAAATGGCGTGACCTCGCAAGCCGGCGACAAGCGCGTCAAGGGCGTGGAGATTTCCGCGGTAGGCAAGATCACCGATGCGTGGTCGATCTCGGCCGGCTACACCACCATGGACGCCAAGGTGACCAAGGGACCGGCCGTGGCACAGGACCGCACCACGGATCTCGGCTACACCCCCGACAGCGCCTTCACTGCCTGGACCACCTACGAGCTTCCGTTCGGCCTGACCTTCGGCGGCGGCGTGCGCTATAGCGGCGAAATGAAGCGCGGTACGGACGGCGCGGTGGGCACCCCCACCTTCGTCAAGTCGTACACCGTCTGGGATGCCGTGGTCAGCTACGCCTTCAACAAGAACGTGGATCTGCGCCTCAACGGCTACAACCTGTTCGACAAGGAGTACGTGGCCGCCATCAACAAAAGCGGCTATCGCTACACCCCCGGCGCACCGCGCTCGGTGCTGTTGAGCCTGAACCTGCGTTTCTAA